The Nocardia arthritidis genome has a window encoding:
- a CDS encoding O-methyltransferase: MASNLERNLAYVEESVVEDEVLVSARERATELGAAPVPPSVGALLSMYAQLLGARAVVEVGTGAGISGLWLLDGMREDGTLTTIDSEPEHQRAAKEAFRTADIPPARTRLINGRALDVLPRLADGAYDLVFIDAAPLEHPQYVQQAVRLLRAGGAILLYNALLGGRVPDAAQRDPATQAVRAATRAIAEDPELTSVLIPVGDGLLCAARG; the protein is encoded by the coding sequence GTGGCATCGAATCTGGAGCGGAACCTTGCCTATGTGGAGGAGTCCGTCGTGGAGGACGAGGTACTCGTGAGCGCGCGCGAGCGGGCCACCGAACTCGGCGCGGCGCCGGTGCCGCCGTCGGTCGGCGCGTTGCTGAGCATGTATGCCCAGCTCCTCGGCGCGCGGGCGGTTGTCGAGGTGGGTACCGGAGCGGGGATCAGCGGGCTGTGGCTGCTCGACGGTATGCGCGAGGACGGCACGCTGACCACCATCGATTCCGAGCCGGAGCATCAGCGCGCGGCCAAGGAGGCGTTCCGCACCGCCGATATCCCGCCCGCCCGCACCCGGCTGATCAACGGACGGGCGCTGGATGTGCTGCCCCGGCTCGCCGACGGCGCCTACGACCTGGTCTTCATCGATGCCGCGCCGCTGGAACATCCGCAGTACGTACAGCAGGCGGTCCGGCTGCTGCGCGCGGGCGGCGCGATCCTGCTGTACAACGCGCTGCTCGGCGGGCGGGTTCCCGATGCGGCGCAACGTGATCCGGCCACGCAGGCGGTGCGCGCGGCGACCCGCGCCATCGCCGAGGATCCCGAACTCACCAGCGTGCTCATTCCGGTCGGCGACGGATTGCTTTGTGCCGCAAGGGGTTGA
- the sigE gene encoding RNA polymerase sigma factor SigE: MVDAAREYATLPEPNLPIEAVAADDELTGTAAFDATGDRSVMPTWDELVREHADRVYRLAYRLSGDAQDAEDLTQETFIRVFRSLSNYQPGTFEGWLHRITTNLFLDMVRRRNRIRMEALPEDYDRVPADGPGPEQAYHDARLDPDLQSALDSLAPEFRAAVVLCDIEGLSYEEIGATLGVKLGTVRSRIHRGRQALRDYLAHNGVEQRFAAPVAGVDEH; the protein is encoded by the coding sequence ATGGTCGATGCGGCGCGTGAGTACGCCACCCTGCCAGAGCCGAACCTGCCGATCGAGGCGGTCGCGGCCGATGACGAGTTGACCGGTACCGCGGCATTCGATGCCACCGGCGATCGATCCGTGATGCCGACCTGGGACGAACTGGTCCGCGAGCACGCCGACCGGGTCTACCGGCTGGCCTACCGCCTGTCCGGTGACGCCCAGGATGCCGAGGATCTCACCCAGGAAACCTTCATCCGGGTGTTCCGTTCGCTGTCGAACTACCAACCGGGCACGTTCGAGGGCTGGTTACACCGCATTACCACCAACCTCTTCCTCGATATGGTGCGGCGACGCAACCGGATCAGGATGGAGGCGCTGCCCGAGGACTACGACCGGGTACCCGCCGACGGCCCCGGCCCGGAGCAGGCCTACCACGACGCCCGGCTGGATCCCGACCTGCAGTCCGCCCTCGATTCGCTGGCGCCGGAGTTCCGCGCCGCGGTGGTGCTCTGTGACATCGAAGGTCTGTCCTACGAGGAGATCGGCGCTACGCTCGGGGTGAAGTTGGGTACCGTGCGCAGCCGGATCCATCGCGGCCGTCAGGCACTGCGGGACTACCTTGCGCATAATGGAGTTGAGCAG